One stretch of Pradoshia sp. D12 DNA includes these proteins:
- a CDS encoding ROK family glucokinase, which yields MKQKIIGIDIGGTSVKFGIINLNGEILSKWEIETNKQDQGKYIIDEIWTSILHKVTADELEQSILGIGIGVPGLVDERQGKVLEAVNIGWKNYELKKHFEEKTSLPIFVENDANNAVLGECWRDAEKHDDIILVTFGTGIGCGIIVDGKVLHGHKGLAGEIGHFVVNPNGHPCKCGRRGCLETIASATGIVREAMKVVDQEPTSRMAMLYMEDNHLTAKDIFQLAQEGDAHCLKIIHQMNDNLGLVLANVATVVNPAKILIGGGLSKAGDVFLTGIAASFKKHAIEWIGDNTKIECASLGNDAGIIGAAYLIRKAVYLEAVK from the coding sequence ATGAAGCAAAAAATAATTGGAATTGATATTGGGGGAACCTCTGTCAAATTCGGAATCATCAATTTAAATGGTGAAATTTTATCTAAATGGGAAATTGAAACCAATAAACAAGATCAGGGAAAATATATTATAGATGAGATATGGACATCCATTCTACATAAGGTAACAGCTGACGAGCTTGAACAGTCAATTCTTGGTATTGGAATTGGCGTTCCGGGTCTGGTGGATGAAAGACAGGGCAAAGTTTTGGAGGCTGTGAATATCGGCTGGAAAAACTATGAGTTAAAAAAACACTTCGAAGAGAAAACATCACTCCCTATTTTTGTAGAAAATGATGCGAATAATGCCGTACTCGGGGAATGCTGGAGAGATGCGGAGAAACATGATGATATCATTCTTGTGACGTTTGGAACAGGGATAGGATGTGGAATTATTGTTGATGGAAAAGTTTTGCATGGCCATAAAGGGCTGGCAGGAGAAATTGGTCACTTTGTTGTTAATCCCAATGGACATCCTTGTAAATGTGGCAGGAGAGGATGTTTAGAGACCATAGCATCCGCGACAGGAATTGTGCGGGAAGCTATGAAAGTGGTGGATCAGGAGCCAACCAGCAGAATGGCTATGCTTTATATGGAAGATAATCATTTGACAGCAAAGGATATATTTCAGCTGGCCCAAGAGGGAGATGCGCACTGTTTGAAAATCATCCATCAAATGAATGATAATCTTGGACTAGTTTTGGCTAATGTAGCAACAGTTGTAAATCCGGCTAAAATTTTAATTGGCGGCGGACTGTCAAAGGCCGGTGATGTTTTTTTAACAGGGATTGCAGCCTCTTTCAAGAAACACGCTATTGAATGGATCGGTGACAATACGAAAATAGAATGTGCTAGTTTAGGTAATGACGCTGGGATAATCGGGGCTGCCTATTTAATAAGGAAGGCTGTCTATTTGGAGGCAGTGAAATGA